GTAAATTGCAATTGGTAAATAAACTGATTATTCAATTAAGTATTACACAAAATGGCAAGATGTACTGCACCCACATACGGACACAGAACAGCGAGTGCAGCGGCAGCGTGCCCTGCATGTAGCAGCCGAGGTTATCGTTCGTATTCTTCTTACGATTACAACCCGTCACCATCTTCTTATTCAAATAACTATTCAAGTAATCGAGTTACCGGGAATGGGACAAAACGAAGCTCTAAGCCACGTTGGACGCGAGCAGGATCGTCTATCTTTTATACAGATGCTGAAATCCGCACACTTACACCAGTACGTGAAAATGTGGAAATACGCTCCAATATGCCTGATCTTCGCGATATATTCTTGTGTCATGCATGGGACGACAGACAAGGTGCCGCTAAAGAGCTTCACGATTTACTCGAATCTTTAGGGGTAAGAGTTTGGTTTAGCGAGAAAGACGTAGGTCTTGGTGTTCCTTTGCTTCGTGCGATCGATAAAGGTTTGGCTAATTCTAAAGTAGGTATTGTGCTAGTTACCCCAGCGCTATTACGCCGCCTTCCCAAAGAGGGCATTGCCGACAAAGAACTTTCTGCGCTTCTTGCGACCGAACGACTTGTTCCCGTTGTCCATCAAACTACCTATGAGGCTCTACGCGAGATCAGCCCTCTACTTGCTTCGCGATCCGGTCTAAGTACTGCTGAGGAAACGATGGAGGAAGTTGCAGGGAAATTAGCGGAATTAGTAATTGTTGAAAGTTGTTCTGAATAACTTATCTTAAGTCCAACTTTTTTTAGGCATTAACGTTTTGGTTTGAATACTACATATACCTTAATAATATAGTTCTTATTCACACACAAATTTTGTTGCT
The genomic region above belongs to Mucilaginibacter terrenus and contains:
- a CDS encoding toll/interleukin-1 receptor domain-containing protein, whose product is MPDLRDIFLCHAWDDRQGAAKELHDLLESLGVRVWFSEKDVGLGVPLLRAIDKGLANSKVGIVLVTPALLRRLPKEGIADKELSALLATERLVPVVHQTTYEALREISPLLASRSGLSTAEETMEEVAGKLAELVIVESCSE